In a genomic window of Nyctibius grandis isolate bNycGra1 chromosome 4, bNycGra1.pri, whole genome shotgun sequence:
- the LOC137663145 gene encoding cytosolic phospholipase A2 beta-like has translation MGSPPAKMKFCPIHMLSVRIIQAKNIKSRDLWTVPLSCQNLAGHCYSLLDTSLKYLGISGCSRHLQSSPDSSSERHHLGDFFSHRCQASQMTASDCYVRLWLPSASNGKLQTKTIKNSDNPVWNETFYFRIQREVENILELAVCDEDPLTKDDMQFTVLFNVARIRPGETVRETFALKPEKERCTKKWESLEVEFWMERIPGPPEHLITNDVLVSREVCCLEAQVDINESRKYLKEGKNLVLTVPTSHEGTQRTTEDTDTFYFHCVKAWEPVLKVRLQKVSDMEDDNSYLSDTLTIPLKFLPVGHKVRVTLPVRDNVPLQLYLQLNDCTEKLDVRLGYDLCREEQEFLQKRKRVVASALKRVLHLERDLHGHEVPVIAVMATGGGLRAMSAMFGHLLALQKLNLLDCVTYVTGASGSTWTLADLYEHADWSQKTLEDPLKAVKEQVTKCKLNLMSIEHLKYYHKELTERAKAGHVSSFTTLWSLVQEMFLHEWPRKYKLTDQRKALEHGQNPLPFYAVLNVKEEKFSTFKFREWAEFSPYEMTIPKYGASIRSEYFDSEFFMGRRVKKLPESRICYLEGLWTNIFTRNLLDGLYWSSNSNEFWERWAKDMVDIEKHSPEDDVTAIEPPSCLSGKLYEMFQDIMTKRPLLGKSHNFLRGLEFHKDYSHQKKFIEWKDTVLDSFANNLTPLQKYLCLIDVGYFINTSGAALFKPERNVDVIISLDYGLGNVFKQLEMTYKYCKIQKIPFPKVEISKEEEKNPKECYVFSDAEDPRAPIVIHFPLVNDTFKEFKEPGVKRCVSEMEEGKVNLDNNCSPYYLIRLIYSSENFDKLVNLSKYNILNNKDLLLQAIRSAVERRRSVRTGNLPSHSGAGYC, from the exons ATGAAGTTTTGTCCCATCCACATGCTTTCTGTAAGAATCATACAAGCTAAGAACATCAAGTCAAGAGATCTGT GGACAGTTCCACTTTCCTGCCAAAACCTTGCGGGGCATTGTTATTCACTGCTTGATACCAGTCTGAAGTATTTAGGCATCTCGGGCTGCAGCAGACATCTTCAGTCAAGTCCAGACTCCAGCTCTGAAAGACATCACCTTGGAGATTTCTTTTCACACCGTTGTCAAGCTTCACAAA tgacTGCATCAGACTGCTATGTGCGCTTGTGGCTGCCATCGGCTTCAAATGGAAAGCTTCAGACCAAAACCATCAAGAATTCTGACAACCCTGTCTGGAATGAGACTTTCTACTTTAGGATCCAGAGAGAAGTTgag AACATTTTAGAATTGGCAGTGTGTGATGAAGATCCACTCACCAAAGATGACATGCAGTTTACAGTTCTTTTTAACGTTGCTAGAATCAGACCTGGAGAGACAGTACGTGAGACATTTGCTTTGAAACCAGAG aaagagaGGTGCACTAAGAAATGGGAAAGTCTGGAAGTGGAATTCTGGATGGAAAGAAT TCCTGGCCCTCCAGAACACCTCATTACCAATGATGTCCTAGTG TCCCGTGAGGTTTGCTGCTTGGAAGCGCAAGTGGACattaatgaaagcagaaaatatttgaaag AGGGTAAAAATCTCGTGCTTACGGTGCCTACATCTCATGAGGGAACACAGAGAACTACAGAGGACACAGATACTTTCTACTTCCATTGCGTGAAGGCTTGGGAGCCAGTTCTAAAAGTCAGGCTGCAG AAAGTTTCTGATATGGAAGATGACAACAGCTATTTAAGCGACACCTTAACAATACCACTGAAATTTCTCCCTGTTGGACATAAAGTGAGAGTAACCCTTCCTGTAAGAGAT AATGTGCCACTGCAGTTGTACCTCCAACTAAATGATTG cacagaaaaactAGATGTCCGCTTAGGATATGATCTCTGTCGAGAAGAGCAAGAATTCTtgcaaaaaaggaagagagtggTTGCCAGTGCCCTGAAAAGAGTTCTTCATCTGGAAAGAGATCTACATGGACATGAG GTCCCAGTAATAGCTGTTATGGCAACAGGCGGAGGTCTCAGAGCAATGTCAGCTATGTTTGGCCACCTCTTAGCTCTTCAGAAGCTAAATCTGTTGGACTGTGTTACCTATGTCACCGGGGCTTCTGGCTCGACATG GACCCTAGCAGACCTGTATGAGCACGCTGACTGGTCACAGAAGACTCTGGAGGATCCACTTAAGGCAGTAAAAGAACAAGTGACAAAATGCAAACTCAACCTTATGTCTATAGAGCATCTGAAGTATTATCACAAGGAACTCACTGAAAGGGCAAAAGCAGGACATGTCTCATCTTTTACGACTCTGTGGTCACTTGTTCAGGAAATGTTCTTACATGAATGG CCAAGAAAGTACAAACTCACAGACCAGCGCAAGGCATTGGAGCATGGACAAAACCCATTGCCTTTCTATGCAGTTCTAaatgtgaaagaggaaaagttCAGTACTTTCAAATTTAGAG AGTGGGCGGAGTTCTCTCCTTACGAGATGACCATACCAAAATACGGAGCCTCCATTCGTTCAGAATATTTTGACAGCGAGTTCTTTATGGGAAGGCGAGTGAAGAAGCTGCCAGAATCTCGCATCTGCTATCTGGAAG GTCTTTGGACAAACATCTTTACTAGGAATTTGCTGGATGGCTTGTACTGGTCCTCAAATTCAAATGAATTCTGGGAACGATGGGCCAAAGATATGGTAGATATAG aaaaacattccCCTGAGGATGATGTCACTGCCATTGAGCCTCCATCTTGTTTGTCAGGGAAGTTGTATGAAATGTTTCAGGACATTATGACCAAGCGTCCACTACTGGGAAAGTCTCATAACTTCCTGAGAGGCTTAGAATTTCATAAGGATTATAGCCATCAGAAAAAATTTATTGAATGGAAAG acacTGTGCTGGACTCTTTCGCTAACAATCTGACACCGCTGCAGAAATATCTTTGCTTGATAGATGTTGGCTATTTCATCAACACCAGTGGTGCAGCACTTTTCAAGCCAGAGAGGAATGTAGATGTCATCATCTCACTTGATTATGGTTTGGGGAATGTGTTCAAG CAATTAGAGATGACATACAAATACTGCAAGATACAAAAAATCCCATTCCCCAAAGTGGAGATAagtaaagaagaagagaagaaccCAAAGGAATGTTACGTGTTTTCAGATGCAGAGGACCCCAGAGCACCCATAGTAATCCATTTCCCACTGGTGAATGACACCTTTAAGGAATTCAAGGAGCCTG gGGTAAAGCGCTGTGTCTCAGAGATGGAAGAAGGCAAAGTAAATCTGGACAACAACTGCTCACCCTATTACCTCATTAGGCTAATCTATTCCTCTGAAAATTTTGACAAACTCGTGAACCTGAGCAAATATAACATCCTCAATAACAAAGACTTGCTCCTCCAGGCAATCCGGAGTGCTGTAGAACGGAGGAGAAGCGTCAGGACTGGGAATCTCCCCAGCCACTCTGGAGCTGGATACTGCTAG